The sequence CTTTTTTAGGGATCTGACTATCTTTTGATGTCGAAAAAAAGGTGAGAGCATAAAGCAATGTAAGTTGAGTCGTTGTTGGAACTCTGTTAAGCGAGACCCACAGTCCAAACAATATGTAACCCTTTTATAGACCAATCAGAAAGAGAAAGTTAGGTCATGGTAAACATGAAGTTAAGCTTGTAATCTTCTATGTTCACGAATCCATCACATCACACTAATGTTGTCGTCATTAGCATACGTACATAAATACATAATGGATGCTGCTCCGATACAGTCGACCAGCTAGCTATAAATACAGTCTCTTTATACAAGCTTCTTGGTGGTGGCCGTGGCAGCACTATCATCGGCGGCGCCCTTCTCATTCTCAGGCCTGCCCCCGACCGTGCCGTCGTTGCCGGCGAGCTTCATGTACTTGTCCTTCCTGGTGAGCTTGGTGCACCGGAACCCGAGCTCCTTGGCGATGAGCGTCTGCACGTGGTTGGCCACGTCGACGGCGCTCCTCCCGCCGGCGCCGCACGTCTCCTCCGGCCGCAGCGGCGGCAGGAAGGTGACGTCGTACCCGGGGCGCGGGTTCATGTAGAAGAAGTAAGGGTCGAGCCACTTCCACCCCCTCGCCGTGGACCCGTAGTAGGTCCCCTGCCGCGCGTCCAGCGCCACGGGCACGATCCGGTCCGTGAGCTCCGCGAACAGCGCCGAGAAGCGCAGCAGGCAGGGCTCCCGGCACGTGGTCCCCTCGGGGCACACCACCACGTCGCCCTCCGCCAGCAGCGCCGCTATACGCGCCGCGTCGGCCGCCCGGTCCCGCGACAGCGCCACCGCGCGGACCGGCGACACCGCCGTCGACAGCCGGCTCACGCTGTAGGTCACGCACGCCACGGGCCGCCCCAGCGCCACCGACACGATGATGGGGTCCAGCGCCGTGCGGTGGTTGCACACCAGCAGCGACCCCGGCGCGCCCGGCGCCGGGGCCGGCGGCGGAGTCCCGCGCACGCGGAGCCGGATCCCCGTCAGGCGGTACGTGTGGCGGACCAGGCGCGCCGGCATGGCGAGGTTGAAGAGCACGCGGAACAGCGCCAGCAGGAAGCCGAGAGGGAGGTAGGCCAGCGCGAAGAGCGCGTGCGCCGGGTCCGGGCGCCGCACGAGGCGGCCGTCGTGGAAGACGGCGCGGGACAGCAGCGCGTCCGCGGCCGCTCGCGGCGCGCGCCGGTCCGGAGGCACCATGTAAGCCTCCTTGCAGATGGCCATGAAGTCGTGGTCGCTCTCGCGGTCCCCGAGCCCGACGTCGGGCAGGTCGCCGGCGGCGAAGAGCCGGCGCACGACCTCGGCCTTCCTCTCCCCGACGAGCACGGCCTTGATCCTGCCCGTGAACCAGGCGTCGCCGAGCGCGCGGCAGGTCTCGAGCTCGGTGGCGGCGAGCTCGGCGCCGAGGAACTCGCGGACGAAGTCGGCGACCATGACGGCGGGGGACGCGGTGACGACGAC is a genomic window of Zea mays cultivar B73 chromosome 5, Zm-B73-REFERENCE-NAM-5.0, whole genome shotgun sequence containing:
- the LOC100281051 gene encoding glycerol-3-phosphate acyltransferase 8 — its product is MAARFPPVSSYDASARVRRTAAADLDGTLLASSSAFPYYFLVALEAGSCARALLLLLAAPLLLALYTLVSEAAAIALLAFVTFAGLRVRDVEAVARGVLPRHYAAGVRADTWAVFRDCGAARRVVVTASPAVMVADFVREFLGAELAATELETCRALGDAWFTGRIKAVLVGERKAEVVRRLFAAGDLPDVGLGDRESDHDFMAICKEAYMVPPDRRAPRAAADALLSRAVFHDGRLVRRPDPAHALFALAYLPLGFLLALFRVLFNLAMPARLVRHTYRLTGIRLRVRGTPPPAPAPGAPGSLLVCNHRTALDPIIVSVALGRPVACVTYSVSRLSTAVSPVRAVALSRDRAADAARIAALLAEGDVVVCPEGTTCREPCLLRFSALFAELTDRIVPVALDARQGTYYGSTARGWKWLDPYFFYMNPRPGYDVTFLPPLRPEETCGAGGRSAVDVANHVQTLIAKELGFRCTKLTRKDKYMKLAGNDGTVGGRPENEKGAADDSAATATTKKLV